The Pseudomonas sp. Marseille-Q3773 DNA window AAGCTGCTCGGCGATGGCGGGGCGGAGCTGAACTTGCTGGTCGATGAACTGGCCCTGCATGTCGAGGCGGCGGGTGCCGGTGGCGGTCTGCATGCCATGGCGGCAGCGGTCGGGCAGCGCCTGGAGGAATGGCGCGCACTGGCCGGCCATGTCGTCGAGGCTTGCCAGCGTGACCCTCAGGAAATGGGCGCGGTCTCGGTGGATTTCCTGGCCTACTCGGCCTACGTGCTGCTCGCCGCGTTGTGGCTGCAGGCGGCCGTGCGCGCCGAGGCGGCACTGGCGGGTGGCAGTGCCGAAACGGGTTTCTACCGGGCCAAGCTGCACGCGGCGCAGTTCTACTGGCGACGTGTCCTGCCCCGAGCTACCGCGCACCGTGAAGCCCTGCTGGGCGGTGCAGATTGCCTCATGGCGCTGCCAGCGAGCGACTTTGCCTTTTAGCGCTCGGCCAACGACGACCCAAGGAGAGCCAGATGCAGCCTTTCAATTTCGCTACTACCGGGCAGATTCTCTGCGAAGCGGGCGCGGTGCAGCGCCTTGCCACCCTGTGCCGCGAGCGCGGCGCACGGCGCGTGCTGATCGTCAGTGACCCCGGTATCGCCCGCCTGGGCATGCTCGATGACCTGCTGCCGGGGTTCACGACGGCCAAGGTCGGCGTGGCAATCTTCAGCGAGGTCAGCGCCGACCCCAGCGAAGCCTGTGTGCTGGCTGCCACCCAGCGGGCCCGGCATATCGGCGCTGACCTGGTGGTAGGCTTTGGCGGCGGCAGTTCGATGGATGTCGCCAAGCTGGTCGCGCTGCTGGCCCACCGCGACTGCACCCAGCCGCTTGCCGAACTCTATGGCATAGACAAGGCCAAGGGCCGGCGCTTGGCGTTGATCCAGGTGCCGACCACGGCCGGCACCGGTTCGGAGGTGACGCCAATCGCCATCGTCACCACCGGCGCCACCAGCAAGATGGGCATCGTCTCGCCTCTGCTGTTGCCGGACCTGGCAGTACTCGATGCCGTGTGCACCCTCGGCCTGCCTCCGGCGGTAACCGCCGCGACCGGCATCGATGCGATGGTGCATGCCATCGAAGCCTATACCAGCCGTCTCAAGCGCAACCCGCTGTCGAGCCTGCTGGCCCGCGAGGCGCTGCGGCTGCTGGCGGAGAACCTGAACCAGGCCGTGCACAACGGCGGCAACCTGGACGCGCGCCAGGCCATGCTGCTCGGCGCCTGCCTGGCCGGCCAGGCGTTTGCCAATGCCCCGGTGGCGGCGGTACACGCGCTGGCTTATCCGTTGGGTGGGCACTTCCATATTCCCCATGGCCTGTCCAACGCCCTGGTGTTGCCACATGTGCTGCGCTTCAACCTGCCCGTCGCGGTGGCGGACTATGCCCAACTGGCGGTGCCCTTGTTGGGCGCGCGATTGCAGCCTGGCGACCTGCACCGGCAGGCTGATCAGTTCGTCGAGGAACTGGCTGTGCTGGGCGCCCGCTGCGGTTTGCCTGGGCGACTGCGCGATGCCGATGTTCCGCGCCATCGCCTGCCGCAACTGGCAGAGGATGCCATGCAACAGCAGCGCCTGCTGGTCAACAACCCGCGTGAAGTCACCCAGGCCGATGCACTGGCCATCTACGAGGCGGCCTACTGATGAGCGTGCATCGGCAACGTGACTATTATCGGCACTACACGCCCATCGCCACCCGCTGGCATGACAACGACGCCTATGGGCACGTGAACAACGTGGTCTATTACGGTTTTTTCGACAGCGCCGTGAACCGCCTGCTGATCGAGCAGGGCGGACTGGATATCCACCATGGCGCGGCGATTGCGCTGGTGGTCAGCTCGGCCTGCGACTACCAGTCGTCTGTAGCGTTTCCGCAGGACATCGAGGTGGGCCTGGCGGTAAGCCGGCTGGGCAACACCTCGGTGCACTACCACTTGGCCGTATTCATCCAGGGCCAATCCCTGGCCTGCGCCACCGGACGCTTCGTTCATGTGTTCGTCGACCGGCAAGGGCGACGCCCGGTTCCGGTGCCTGCCGGCTTGCGACGGGTTCTGAGCGAATTGCAGCCCTTGTCCGCTGAGGAATCTTGACAATGAAAGACGCGGTGATCGTATCCACTGCCCGTACACCCATCGGCAAAGCCATGCGTGGCGCCTTCAACGACCTGAAAACCCCTGGCATGACAGCCGTCGCGATTCGCGCAGCCGTCGAGCGGGCTGGTATCGAGCCGGCGCAGGTGGAGGACCTGGTATTGGGTACCGCCATGCAGAGCGGTACTGCCGCTATCAACCCTGGGCGTCTGTCGGCGCTGGCCGCTGGCTTGCCGCAGTCGGTCAGCGGGCAGACCGTCGACCGCCAGTGTGCGTCGGGCCTGCTGGCCATCGCCACAGCGGCCAAGCAGATCATGGTCGATGGTATGCAGGTGACCATCGGCGCCGGGCAGGAACAGATCAGCCTGGTGCAGCAGGTGCACAACCAGCTTGCCAGCGAGGCCTGTGACCCTGCCGTGCTGCGCATGAGCGAACACGCCTACATGCCGATGCTGCAAACCGCGGAGTTCGTCGCCCGCCGCTATGGCATCAGCCGGGATGCGCAGGATGCCTACGCCTTGCAGTCGCAGCAACGCACTGCAGCGGCGCAGGCGGCGGGGTTGTTTGCCGATGAAATCGTACCCGTCACGGCACGCAGGAAGCTGGTCGACAAGCTGACCGGTGCGGTGAGCCATGAGCAAGTCTGCCTCAGCCAGGACGAAGGCAACCGGCCGGCGACCACCCTGGCAGACCTGCAAGGGTTGAAGCCAGTTGTCGAAGGCGGCTGCGTGACGGCCGGCAATGCCAGCCAGCTGTCTGATGGTGCCAGTGCCTGCGTACTGATGGAAGGCGCTCTGGCAGCCAGGTCGGGCAGGGCGCCGCTGGGGCTGTATCGTGGCATGGCGGTGGCGGGTCTTGCTCCTGAAGAAATGGGAATCGGCCCGGTACTGGCGGTGCCCAGGTTGTTGCGCCAGCACGGCCTTAAGGTAGACGACATCGGCCTGTGGGAACTGAACGAGGCGTTCGCCTGCCAGGTAATTTACTGCGCCCAGCGTTTGCAGATAGACCCTGCGAAGCTGAACGTCAATGGCGGTGCCATTGCCATCGGCCACCCCTACGGCATGAGCGGGGCGCGGATGGTCGGGCATGCGCTTCTGGAGGGCAAGCGGCGGGGGGTGAAGTACGTGGTGGTGACCATGTGCGTTGGCGGCGGGATGGGCGCGGCGGGGCTGTTCGAAGTGCTGTAGCAAGGTCAGTCAGGCCAGCCCCCGGGGCCTGGGCCGGTCAAGGCGCACCGAACAGCATCGTCCAGTAAACCCCGTCATCGCTACGTGAATTCTTGGCCACTGCCGCACCCACCTGGGTAAACATCGGGTTCATCAGGTTGGCGCAATGCCCCGGGCTGGCCAGCCAGCCTGCCATCGCCTTGCTCGCGGAGCCCTGGCCGGCGGCGATGTTCTCGCCGATCTGGCGCCCGCGATAGCCGGCATCCCGCGCCCGGTCCGCCGGCAGGTCACCGTCGAGGTCGCGGTGGGCGAAGAAGTTTTCGTTGGCCATCGCCCGGCTATGGCGCTGTGCGGCCGCGCCCAAGGCGGCGTTCCAGGTCAGCGGGCGTGCGGCAGCAAAGCGCTGTCGCCCGCACAGGCGCGGTTTGGCCCGGGCAGCGTTGACCTGGGCCAGCAACGCCTGGCCGGTGCTGCGCCGGTCGCCGAGTTGCGCCTCCAGCAACGGACGCGCCAGCAGCACCTGCCACTCATTGCGGGCGCGGCGCACGCCAATATCGGCATACTGGCTATCGAGCAACGCTGCACAATAGTCGCTGCGCAGCATGTCGAAGGCCTCCTCGGCATCGTGCGCGCCGACCAGGCGGATAGCCCGCACCTTCACTGCCTGGTAGCCAACCGCCTTCAAGCCGTCACGCAAGCCACTCCCATAGCCGATCGGCAGCGCCAGGTTCGCCTTCAGCACCAGCGGCGTCGAGGCCCGAACCACGCGCCGCTCGCAACGCTGTGGCTGCGCGCGATAGTCGTTGATCGCCGCTACCAACTGGCGCTCCCCGCTGGCATGGGCGGGGCTGGTCAACAGCGGCAGGAAAGGCAACAGGCAGAGCGAGACAAGGCGGGAGCAGCAGGCAGCGTGGCGCATGGGACAGACAGCGCGGCAGGAGGTTGGCAGTGAGGCCGGTCAAAGGGCCCGGCTATGACTGCGCCGCCCGACACTGGTTCACGAACACGCCGTAATTTTCATTCGCTGGGAAACTGCCAGACGGTAGCGCTACAAGCGCCAGAAAGGTGGCGCCCGGCTCGAAAACCCGGCTTTGCAGCGCTACGCTTATTCCACCCAATCGAAAACTGCCCTGGTCAAGCAGCGGAGGAATGACTGCATGCGGTTGTCTAGGTTCATCATTCAGCATATGGAAAGGATCCTCCAGGCTTGGGAGGACTTCGCCCGAACGGTTGACCTGCCCAGGGAAGCTCTGAGCACATCGGGCCTGAGGAACCACGCAGCGCACATTCTCCTGGCCGTGGCGCGGGACATGCAAACCAGCCAGACCGTGCAGCAGGAAATAGACAAATCCCACGGACTGGCTGCAGCGTCAGCGGGCGAAAGCGCGGCGGAAGCCCATGCGGTCATGCGCCTGATGGATGGCTTCAGCATGAATCAGATGGTGTCGGAGTATCGGGCCCTTCGATCAAGCGTGTTGCGCCTGTGGCTTGCTCAGGAAATGTCGATCGACCAGCCCGAGCGGGTGGCGGAGATCATCCGCTTCAACGAAGCCATCGACCAGGCCCTGGTCGAATCCATCGCCTCGTATGGCAAGGCCGTCGAGACCACTCGCAAGATGGTGCTGGGTGTACTCGGCCATGACCTTCGCTCGCCACTGACAGCGATCACCATGGGGGCCGGTATGCTTGCCAAGAGCCAGCAGCTGGGGCCCCGGGAACAGACCGTGGTCACCCAGATCTACACGAGCGTCGGGCGAGCCAACGAACTCGTGAACGACTTGCTCGACCTGGCTCGATGCAACCTCAGCCTGGGCATACCCATACAGCGTGAGCCTGGTGAACTCGGCGCCGTGTGCGCCGCCATCGTCAAGGAAGCCAGCCTGGCCCATCCGCAGATAGACCTGCGCTTCGAGCAGGCGGGGCCATTACCGGCCAGCTTCGACCCGTCACGCATGTCCCAGGTAGTATCGAACCTGGTCACCAATGCCATACGGCATGGCAATGACCGCTCGCCGATTCGGATACGGCTGACGACCGAGAACAATTGCGCGGTGATCGAAATCCACAACTGGGGCAACCCTATTCCTCCAGACCGCAAGATGTATCTGTTCAATCCTGAGGCACGTTTGACCCGGGCGGCCCATGTCGAAGGTAGAAAGCCGCATGGGCTGGGGCTTGGCTTGTTCATTGCAAACGAGATTGTCACCAGCCATGGGGGCACGATCGAAGTCGTGTCCAGTGCAGAACGGGGTACGACCTTCCGGGTTGTTTTTCCTCTTGAAGCTGGTCCGTCTGCCGGTTGACGGTGCAGTACGTCAACTGTAGGAGCGGATTTATCCGCGGAGCAGGCGACGCGGTGGATGGCACCGGCTATGCCGGTGATCGCGGCTGAAGCCGCTCCTGCGAGGCCCGTGTCAGGGCGCTGAATGGAGACCATTTCGCCGGCGCTGGGAGCGGCGTGCCCGTTTCTACACTGTCACTGCTTGCAATAGCTTCACCCACGCAGGAGCGGCCTTGTATCGCTGCCTGGCAGTTGGGCGATGACGTCGCGCAGCAAGGCCGTCATCAGGCGCATCGCGGGGTCGCGGGCGTTGTCGATTCGCCAGCCCAGCTCTATCGAATACCGCGGCAAGTGGATCGGGCAAGGCTGGCACACGACATGGCTCACCTTCGCCAGCGCCTGTGCCGCATGCGTCGGCAGGGTGGCCACGCAATCACTGCCTTGCAACAACGCAGGAAGCGCAGCGAAATGCGTGGTGGAAGCTTCCACCGTGCGGCTCTGTGCCTGCTCTGCCAGCACTTCGTCCACTACGCCAACATAACCGCCTGAAGAAACCAGAACATGGCGTTTCTCCAGGTAAGCCTCGAGGGTCAGCGCAACCGGCGCAGCGCTGGTTGCCGTAAGGCAGCTGTAGCCACCGGTCCCGAGCGCCAGGCGCCCGAGCGCTTTCGAGGCGACGGCGCCTGAAGTCAGCGCCAGGTCGAATTGCCGATTCATCAAGGCATCGTTGGCCAGCAAGCTGTGGGTCTGCTTGAACACCTATGTGCGTGATATCGCCCTGCCTGCAATGGCCGTCGGCCGAGAGTGGCACTGGATGATCCGTCTGCGCGACGAAGACGAGCGCACCATCGGCAGCATCAGCCTGTATGACCAGGCTGGGAACAACCGCGGATTCTGGCTGGCGCCGCAGTGGTGGGGCAAAGGCTATATGCGCGAAGCATGCCGGGCCATCAATGCTTATTGGTTCGAGACTTTGTCGCGCCCCGTCATGCGGGTCCCCAAAGCGGTGGCCAACAAAGCCTCACGCAAGGTTTCGGAGCACGAAGGCATGCGCCTGGTCGATGTGCGCGATGGCGATTTCGTCTCCGGACCCATGCGCGTCGAGATCTGGGAGATGACCCGCAGCGACTGGCTGGACAGCGTGAACCCAGGCCGCTAGTGCCTTGAGCCTGGTCAGCGGCTTTCCAGTTACGCTGGCAGCCCGGCCAGTTGCAGGCCCTCGGCCAGCCGGGCCAGGTCTTCATCGCGATAGATCGGCAACCATTCACGCAGGGTCGAAACGCGTAATCCCGGATCTTGCTCGCGCAGGCGCGCCATGGCCCGGTAGGCGCTGTCCATTCGCCCGCTCAGGGCATGGCTGGCGGCGACCAAGGCTATCGCCACCAGCAGGTTGGGCAGGTTGCCCAGCGATTTCTCCGCCCATTCCACAGCGTCATCCAGCCGCCCGGCAAAGAAGTGCGCCAACGCCATGCCCACCTGCATGCGGAACATCTCCGGGTCCAGCGGGCTCAGCCGGGTGGCATGGCTGAGGTTGTCGATGGCGGTCTGGGCCTCGCCACGCAGCGCCCGCAACACCCCGCCCAGGAACCAAGCCGGCGCCAGGTTGGGGTTGAGCAGGCGTGCCCGGTCGAGCAAGGCGATGGCACCGTCCAGGTCGCCGGTCAGGTGGCCAAGGGCATGGCCACCGCGGGTCAGGGCCACGGCATCGTCACGCCCCAGCGCCACGGCAAGGCGCGCGAGCCTGGCGCCCTCGGCGATCTCCTCGGTGCGGTTGTCCATCCAGCCATTTAGCTTGCGCCAGAAGTAGCACCATGCCGCCATGCCGTAGGCTGAAGCGAACTCCGGGTCGCGCTCGATGGCGTGGTAATACAGTGCCAAGGCCTCGGCGATGGCTTCGCGGGTGCCGTGGTGCAGCTTGGCTGTGCCTCGCAGGTAGAAATCGTAGGCGCCCAGGTCGGCGGTGGGCTTGCGCTTGGCCCGCTCGATCTCGGCCCGCTCCAACTGCGGTGCGATCGCCCCTACCACGCTTTCAGTGACCTGGTCCTGCAACTCGAACAGGTCATCCAGCGACCCTTCGAAACGCTCGGCCCACAGGTGCTCGCTGCTGCTGGCGTCGATCAGCTGGCCGGTGATGCGCAGCCGCTGGCCGGCCCGGCGCACGCTGCCTTCGAGTACATAGCGCACGCCCAGTACCCGGCCCACCTGCTGCACGTCGATGGGCTGGCCCTTGAAGGTGAAGCTGGAATTGCGGGCGATGACGAACAGCCAGCGGATGCGTGACAGGGCGGCGATGATGTCCTCGACCATGCCGTCGGCGAAATAGTCCTGCTCGGGGTCACCGCTGAGGTTCTGGAACGGCAGCACGGTGATCGACGGCTTGTCCGGCAGCGCAGGCCCGCTGGGCGCCGGCGCCGTTTCGGCCGCGGCTTGCGTTGGGCCGCTGGCCGGTTCGCGGACTTCGCCGACGAAGCGATAGCCCTTGCGCGCCACGGTACGCAGCAGCCGTTGCTCCTCGCCGGAGTCGCCGATGGCTTTGCGCACGGCGTTGATGTGGCTGGTGATGGTCGATTCGGAGACCACCTTGCCGTTCCACACCCGCGCCAGCAATTCGTCACGGCCCAGCACGCGGTCGCGGTGGCGGACCAGTTGCAGCAACAGGTCGAACACCTGCGGGCCGAGGGCCACGGCCTGGCCTTGGCGGGTCAGTTCCCGGCGCTGCTCGTCGAGCTGATAGTCGTCAAACACGAATGGCACGTGGCATCCCTCGCACGCCGTGGGCCCGGTGGCCGAGGCGCCTGGTTTCAGGTATTGGTCGATGATACGGCAGCAGCCCAGGTGGCAGTACTGGCTTGCGCCCGGCTTGAATAGTTTGGACGCAAATTAAAGCCTGCGTGGAGGTAAATCCAGCCAGTGAACAAGGACTCACTGTTTCAGGCGGCGCATGCTGCAGCCAGACGACGGCAATGGTTGCGGTCGTGCATCTGGAGACAGCCCAATGAAAATCGTGGTCATCGGAGGCACCGGCCTCATTGGTTCGAAGCTGGTCAACGGCCTGCTTGGACGCGGCCACCAAGCCGTCGCGGCAGCGCCGAGCACCGGGATCAACAGCATCACCCGCGAGGGCCTGGCCGAGGCGATGGATGGCGCGGATGTGGTGGTGGACGTGGCCAATGCCCCGTCCTGGGAGGACCAGGCGGTGCTGGACTTCTTCGAGACGTCCACGCGCAACCTGCTGGCGGCCGGGAAAGCCGCTGGGGTGAAGCATCATGTGGCGTTGTCGATCGTCGGTAGCGAGCGCCTGCCGGACAACGGCTACTTCCGCGCCAAGGTCGCCCAGGAGGCGTTGATCAAGGACTCGGGCCTGCCGTACACCGTGCTGCGGGCCACGCAGTTCTTCGAATTCGTCGAAGGCATCGCCCAGGCGGGTACTGTCGGTGACGAAGTGCACCTGTCGCCGGCGCTGTTCCAGCCGCTGGCTTCCGATGACGTGGTGGCGGCGCTGATCGACGTGGCCCTGGCACCCGCAGCCAACGCTACGCTGGAGGTGGCCGGGCCAGAGGCACTGCCGATGGACGAGCTGGTGCGCCGCTTGCTGCGTCTGCGTGGTGACAACCGCAAGGTAGTGGCCGACGTGCACGCCCGCTATTTCGGCGCCGAACTCGACGACAAGGCACTCACCCCCGGCAGCGGCGCGCGGCTTGGCGCCACCCGCTTCGAAGACTGGCTGGCGCGCCAGTGAGTCGCCCAGCCCGCAATCGTCAACCAAGGAGCATCAGTATGTTCAATCGCACCCTCCTGGCCGCCGCGTTCAGCGTGCTGGCCATCACCCCGGCAATCGCCGCCGAACGCCCGCTGAGCAAGGTCACCGTGGTGTTCGACAAGCCGCTGCCGAACGTGCCAGGCAAGAGCATGCGCGGGGTCATCGTCGACTACGCGCCTGGCGCCGCGTCACCCGCGCACCGCCACCCGAATTCCGCTTTCATCTACGCCACCGTGCTCGAAGGCGAAGTACGCAGCAGCGTCAACGGCGAGCCGGCCAAGGTCTACAAGCCCGGCGAGAACTGGTACGAGGCCCCGGGCGCGTTCCACGGCGTCAGCGCCAACGCCAGCGACAGCAAGCCAGCCAAGCTGATGGCGGTGTTCGTGCTCGACAGCAACGAGACGGTACTGGTCACCCCGAGCGACAAGTAAGCCGCGAACAGTCACCGATCCTGCGTACAATGCGGGCAGGGCAGGGGCATCGCGAGGTCAATGTGGAGTTACGCCAGTTTCGCTACTTTCTGAGTGTGCTGGAGCACGGCAGCCTGGGCCGGGCCGCGCTCGAGCTCGGGGTGGGCGCGTCCGCCCTGAGCCAGCAGCTGTCGAAGCTGGAAAGCGAGCTGAGTACCCGCCTGCTGACCCGCTCGAGTACCGGTGTTACGCCGACGGCGGCGGGCCTGGCCTTCGAGTACCACGCGCGGCTGGCGCTGCGCCAGGCCGAGCACGCCATGCTGGCGGCGCAGAGCGGGCGCATGAGCGGCTACGTCAGCGTCGGCCTGGCACCGACCACCGCATCGGTTCTGGGCCTGGCCCTGATCGAGCGGATGCGCCAGCGCTATCCGGACATCCACCTGCACCTGGTGGAAATGCTCTCGGGCTATCTGCTGAGCCAACTCAACGCCCGACACCTGGACCTGGCGGTATTGTTCCAGGCGGAAGCGGGGGCGCGGCTGGAGGTGCGCCCGCTGCTGCAGGAGCGCTTGTTCGCCCTGGTGCCGCAGCGCCTGGTGCAGGAGGGCTGGGGCGAAGCGCTGACTTTGCAGCAGATCGCCACCCTGCCGCTGGTGATGCCCAGTACCCAGCATGGCCTGCGCTCGACCTTGCAGGCGATCCTGGCCCGGGCCGGGCTGGAAGCCGACATCGTCATGGAGGTCGACGGCTTGTCGCTGCTGATGGATTGCGTGGCCGCCGGCCACGCCGCCACCCTGCAACCCGGTGCCGCGGTAGCCCGGGCAGCCCAGGCCGGCGTGCGGGTATTCGCCATCGACGATGCCCAGGCGCAGCGCCGCAACCTGGTGGTGAGCCTGGGTGAAGACGAGCTCTCGCCAGCAGCGCTGGCGACCCGGATCGTGCTGCATGAGGTGGCCCGTGATCTGCTCGCCGACGGCCAATGGCCAGGCGCGCGCCTGCTCTGACGCGCGTGCGCCGGTATCCTTTAGAAAAACTGAACACCTACCCACGCTGATCGCGTTTCGTCACCGGCACGGTGTCTTTAGATTCCGTGGTCCGCGAGGAGCACACCGACCGTTCTGGCTCCTCGAGACCTGGAGGCGAGATGATCGATGTGCTTGTCATTGGCGGTGGCAACGCCGCCCTGTGCGCTGCGTTGATGGCACGTGAGGCCGGCGCCAGCGTGCTGCTGCTGGAGGCCGCGCCGCGTGCCTGGCGTGGTGGCAATTCGCAACACACCCGCAACCTGCGGTGCATGCACGATGCACCGCAGGATGTGCTGGTGGATGCATACCCGGAAGAAGAGTTCTGGCAAGACCTGCTCAAGGTCACCGACGGCCAGACCAACGAAAAACTGGCGCGGCTGGTGATCAGGGCGTCGTCCGA harbors:
- a CDS encoding iron-containing alcohol dehydrogenase, producing the protein MQPFNFATTGQILCEAGAVQRLATLCRERGARRVLIVSDPGIARLGMLDDLLPGFTTAKVGVAIFSEVSADPSEACVLAATQRARHIGADLVVGFGGGSSMDVAKLVALLAHRDCTQPLAELYGIDKAKGRRLALIQVPTTAGTGSEVTPIAIVTTGATSKMGIVSPLLLPDLAVLDAVCTLGLPPAVTAATGIDAMVHAIEAYTSRLKRNPLSSLLAREALRLLAENLNQAVHNGGNLDARQAMLLGACLAGQAFANAPVAAVHALAYPLGGHFHIPHGLSNALVLPHVLRFNLPVAVADYAQLAVPLLGARLQPGDLHRQADQFVEELAVLGARCGLPGRLRDADVPRHRLPQLAEDAMQQQRLLVNNPREVTQADALAIYEAAY
- a CDS encoding thioesterase family protein, whose protein sequence is MSVHRQRDYYRHYTPIATRWHDNDAYGHVNNVVYYGFFDSAVNRLLIEQGGLDIHHGAAIALVVSSACDYQSSVAFPQDIEVGLAVSRLGNTSVHYHLAVFIQGQSLACATGRFVHVFVDRQGRRPVPVPAGLRRVLSELQPLSAEES
- a CDS encoding acetyl-CoA C-acyltransferase, producing MKDAVIVSTARTPIGKAMRGAFNDLKTPGMTAVAIRAAVERAGIEPAQVEDLVLGTAMQSGTAAINPGRLSALAAGLPQSVSGQTVDRQCASGLLAIATAAKQIMVDGMQVTIGAGQEQISLVQQVHNQLASEACDPAVLRMSEHAYMPMLQTAEFVARRYGISRDAQDAYALQSQQRTAAAQAAGLFADEIVPVTARRKLVDKLTGAVSHEQVCLSQDEGNRPATTLADLQGLKPVVEGGCVTAGNASQLSDGASACVLMEGALAARSGRAPLGLYRGMAVAGLAPEEMGIGPVLAVPRLLRQHGLKVDDIGLWELNEAFACQVIYCAQRLQIDPAKLNVNGGAIAIGHPYGMSGARMVGHALLEGKRRGVKYVVVTMCVGGGMGAAGLFEVL
- a CDS encoding CAP domain-containing protein, translated to MRHAACCSRLVSLCLLPFLPLLTSPAHASGERQLVAAINDYRAQPQRCERRVVRASTPLVLKANLALPIGYGSGLRDGLKAVGYQAVKVRAIRLVGAHDAEEAFDMLRSDYCAALLDSQYADIGVRRARNEWQVLLARPLLEAQLGDRRSTGQALLAQVNAARAKPRLCGRQRFAAARPLTWNAALGAAAQRHSRAMANENFFAHRDLDGDLPADRARDAGYRGRQIGENIAAGQGSASKAMAGWLASPGHCANLMNPMFTQVGAAVAKNSRSDDGVYWTMLFGAP
- a CDS encoding HAMP domain-containing sensor histidine kinase encodes the protein MRLSRFIIQHMERILQAWEDFARTVDLPREALSTSGLRNHAAHILLAVARDMQTSQTVQQEIDKSHGLAAASAGESAAEAHAVMRLMDGFSMNQMVSEYRALRSSVLRLWLAQEMSIDQPERVAEIIRFNEAIDQALVESIASYGKAVETTRKMVLGVLGHDLRSPLTAITMGAGMLAKSQQLGPREQTVVTQIYTSVGRANELVNDLLDLARCNLSLGIPIQREPGELGAVCAAIVKEASLAHPQIDLRFEQAGPLPASFDPSRMSQVVSNLVTNAIRHGNDRSPIRIRLTTENNCAVIEIHNWGNPIPPDRKMYLFNPEARLTRAAHVEGRKPHGLGLGLFIANEIVTSHGGTIEVVSSAERGTTFRVVFPLEAGPSAG
- a CDS encoding LysR substrate-binding domain-containing protein, with amino-acid sequence MNRQFDLALTSGAVASKALGRLALGTGGYSCLTATSAAPVALTLEAYLEKRHVLVSSGGYVGVVDEVLAEQAQSRTVEASTTHFAALPALLQGSDCVATLPTHAAQALAKVSHVVCQPCPIHLPRYSIELGWRIDNARDPAMRLMTALLRDVIAQLPGSDTRPLLRG
- a CDS encoding GNAT family N-acetyltransferase; translated protein: MAVGREWHWMIRLRDEDERTIGSISLYDQAGNNRGFWLAPQWWGKGYMREACRAINAYWFETLSRPVMRVPKAVANKASRKVSEHEGMRLVDVRDGDFVSGPMRVEIWEMTRSDWLDSVNPGR
- a CDS encoding winged helix-turn-helix domain-containing protein produces the protein MPFVFDDYQLDEQRRELTRQGQAVALGPQVFDLLLQLVRHRDRVLGRDELLARVWNGKVVSESTITSHINAVRKAIGDSGEEQRLLRTVARKGYRFVGEVREPASGPTQAAAETAPAPSGPALPDKPSITVLPFQNLSGDPEQDYFADGMVEDIIAALSRIRWLFVIARNSSFTFKGQPIDVQQVGRVLGVRYVLEGSVRRAGQRLRITGQLIDASSSEHLWAERFEGSLDDLFELQDQVTESVVGAIAPQLERAEIERAKRKPTADLGAYDFYLRGTAKLHHGTREAIAEALALYYHAIERDPEFASAYGMAAWCYFWRKLNGWMDNRTEEIAEGARLARLAVALGRDDAVALTRGGHALGHLTGDLDGAIALLDRARLLNPNLAPAWFLGGVLRALRGEAQTAIDNLSHATRLSPLDPEMFRMQVGMALAHFFAGRLDDAVEWAEKSLGNLPNLLVAIALVAASHALSGRMDSAYRAMARLREQDPGLRVSTLREWLPIYRDEDLARLAEGLQLAGLPA
- a CDS encoding SDR family oxidoreductase codes for the protein MKIVVIGGTGLIGSKLVNGLLGRGHQAVAAAPSTGINSITREGLAEAMDGADVVVDVANAPSWEDQAVLDFFETSTRNLLAAGKAAGVKHHVALSIVGSERLPDNGYFRAKVAQEALIKDSGLPYTVLRATQFFEFVEGIAQAGTVGDEVHLSPALFQPLASDDVVAALIDVALAPAANATLEVAGPEALPMDELVRRLLRLRGDNRKVVADVHARYFGAELDDKALTPGSGARLGATRFEDWLARQ
- a CDS encoding cupin domain-containing protein: MFNRTLLAAAFSVLAITPAIAAERPLSKVTVVFDKPLPNVPGKSMRGVIVDYAPGAASPAHRHPNSAFIYATVLEGEVRSSVNGEPAKVYKPGENWYEAPGAFHGVSANASDSKPAKLMAVFVLDSNETVLVTPSDK
- a CDS encoding LysR family transcriptional regulator; the protein is MELRQFRYFLSVLEHGSLGRAALELGVGASALSQQLSKLESELSTRLLTRSSTGVTPTAAGLAFEYHARLALRQAEHAMLAAQSGRMSGYVSVGLAPTTASVLGLALIERMRQRYPDIHLHLVEMLSGYLLSQLNARHLDLAVLFQAEAGARLEVRPLLQERLFALVPQRLVQEGWGEALTLQQIATLPLVMPSTQHGLRSTLQAILARAGLEADIVMEVDGLSLLMDCVAAGHAATLQPGAAVARAAQAGVRVFAIDDAQAQRRNLVVSLGEDELSPAALATRIVLHEVARDLLADGQWPGARLL